One Mangifera indica cultivar Alphonso chromosome 4, CATAS_Mindica_2.1, whole genome shotgun sequence genomic region harbors:
- the LOC123214475 gene encoding phosphatidylinositol N-acetylglucosaminyltransferase subunit GPI1 isoform X1 gives MRRQCRIWWPKQISITESSSYYFLFGWFVSCAPTSLDIIVAFACDEVTLSRCQSNLKEILCDTDRSMSVFLQDKSMFSLLGQCAAYPSRSDQLLRVQMVDDNQSKSSNDGAVSGLIRQVWYRGKNNNCQCGCNELEGLLGKHRLAAVGSSHWIHMEYDSDEIHGRNIHWIPKLHHIHWSGKIVSQCDVHVIFYEAPRYGSHHFSLSFWNSSKQVKALLEKPKWVYELHQKQPLNDLDAVILAMNSATACKMAFERHVGSKRSFAKFSIICMFITLVWQLLAVSMASLSTVFYIFLQILHNLLSFGSETWLNIASARAFNFAFLNFQIRCCQILYWPILLQDKDHRSQSCVEYAEKAALQRHSMWSSLAVDVLLGNVIGLTLLFHAEAMCSCILKFANDSTNELLRSGCVWLMGVPAGFKLNTELAGVLGMISLNAIQIWSTLWFFVDYLCIYLVKGIAVLGILFGMTVPAAFVRDMIMLVTLHVSTLHWMISLLYSQQIQALAALWRLFRGRKWNPLRQRLDSYDYTVKQHIVGSLLFTPLLLLLPTTSVFYVFFTMMSSSVSLICMLIEVTVSVIHATPYINIVLWLVNRRRFPSGIWFEILSCHSDSIVSSEVNCQDKISSPDNSRQQESISGRSNVLDSVLRSNFWSIGQMVLPHYREVFSGVSRSYFAKSAYGVLTGKRMAYTLGTKLPSTLPWMFIRCKEYWCLCRNSILACMPECDCHRQCQ, from the exons ATGAGAAGACAATGTAGGATCTGGTGGCCGAAGCAGATCTCCATAACTGAATCATCTTcgtattattttttgtttggttggttTGTCTCTTGTGCGCCTACTTCTCTTGATATCATCGTCGCCTTTGCTTGTGATGAGGTCACACTTTCTCGGTGCCAATCAAATCTTAAG GAGATCCTCTGTGACACAGATAGGAGCATGTCTGTATTTTTACAGGATAAATCAATGTTTTCTTTACTGGGCCAGTGTGCTGCATATCCAAGCAGAAGTGATCAATTGTTGAGGGTTCAAATGGTAGATGACAATCAAAGTAAGTCTTCGAACGATGGAGCTGTGAGTGGATTGATCAGGCAGGTTTGGTATAGAGGGAAGAATAATAACTGTCAATGTGGGTGCAACGAACTCGAAGGCTTATTAGGAAAACATAGGCTAGCTGCTGTGGGGAGCAGTCATTGGATCCATATGGAATATGATTCTGATGAAATTCATGGTAGAAATATTCATTGGATTCCTAAATTGCATCACATTCACTGGAGCGGGAAAATTGTGTCTCAATGTGATGTCCAC gTAATATTTTATGAAGCTCCCAGATATGGTTCACATCATTTCTCCCTGAGTTTTTGGAATTCTTCTAAACAAGTGAAAGCTCTTTTGGAGAAACCCAAGTGGGTCTATGAACTTCACCAGAAGCAGCCCCTTAATGACTTG GATGCGGTCATTCTTGCTATGAACAGTGCCACTGCTTGCAAAATGGCTTTCGAGAGACATGTGGGCTCCAAGAGATCTTTTGCCAAGTTTTCTATTATTTGCAT GTTTATCACCTTGGTGTGGCAGTTATTGGCCGTGTCCATGGCTTCATTGTCCACcgtgttttatatttttcttcagaTTCTTCATAACCTTTTGAGTTTTGGATCAGAAACATGGTTAAATATTGCATCAGCTAGGGCATTCAACTTTGCgttcttaaattttcaaattcgaTGTTGTCAGATCTTGTATTGGCCAATTCTTCTTCAAGACAAGGACCACAG GTCTCAGTCATGTGTGGAATATGCTGAGAAAGCTGCATTACAGAGGCATTCCATGTGGTCAAGCTTGGCTGTTGATGTTCTTTTGGGGAACGTTATTGGTCTGACACTTTTGTTTCATGCCGAAGCAATGTGCTCATGTATTTTGAAGTTTGCCAATGATTCGACAAATGAGTTGCTGCGCTCAGGTTGTGTCTGGTTGATGGGAGTGCCAGCAGGTTTCAAGTTGAATACAGAATTAGCAGGTGTTCTCGGCATGATTTCACTTAATGCCATCCAAATATGGTCTACTCTCTGGTTCTTTGTAGATTATCTATGTATTTATTTGGTCAAAGGAATTGCTGTATTAGGAATTCTTTTTGGGATGACTGTACCTGCTGCTTTTGTCAGAGACATGATTATGTTAGTGACGTTGCATGTGTCAACTCTTCATTGGATGATCTCACTTTTGTATTCACAGCAGATACAAGCATTAGCAGCTTTGTGGCGCCTCTTCAG GGGTCGAAAGTGGAATCCTCTTCGACAAAGACTAGATAGCTATGACTACACGGTGAAGCAACATATTGTTGGGTCTCTTCTTTTTACACCACTTCTACTTCTGTTGCCAACAACCTCcgttttctatgtttttttcacCATGATGAGCTCATCTGTCAGCCTTATTTGCATGCTGATTGAAGTCACTGTATCTGTCATCCACGCCACACCTTATATTAACATTGTTCTTTGGCTGGTGAATCGAAGAAGATTTCCTTCTGGGatatggtttgaaattttatcttgtCACAGTGATAGCATTGTTTCTTCTGAGGTTAATTGCCAGGATAAAATCAGTTCACCCGATAATTCACGGCAGCAAGAGAGTATAAGTGGAAGATCTAATGTTCTGGATTCAGTTCTCCGGAGCAACTTTTGGAGTATAG GGCAAATGGTGTTGCCTCATTACAGAGAAGTTTTTTCTGGGGTTTCTCGATCATATTTTGCTAAATCAGCATATGGAGTTCTTACTGGTAAAAG
- the LOC123214475 gene encoding N-acetylglucosaminyl-phosphatidylinositol biosynthetic protein gpi1 isoform X2, which translates to MILMKFMVEIFIGFLNCITFTGAGKLCLNVMSTYVIFYEAPRYGSHHFSLSFWNSSKQVKALLEKPKWVYELHQKQPLNDLDAVILAMNSATACKMAFERHVGSKRSFAKFSIICMFITLVWQLLAVSMASLSTVFYIFLQILHNLLSFGSETWLNIASARAFNFAFLNFQIRCCQILYWPILLQDKDHRSQSCVEYAEKAALQRHSMWSSLAVDVLLGNVIGLTLLFHAEAMCSCILKFANDSTNELLRSGCVWLMGVPAGFKLNTELAGVLGMISLNAIQIWSTLWFFVDYLCIYLVKGIAVLGILFGMTVPAAFVRDMIMLVTLHVSTLHWMISLLYSQQIQALAALWRLFRGRKWNPLRQRLDSYDYTVKQHIVGSLLFTPLLLLLPTTSVFYVFFTMMSSSVSLICMLIEVTVSVIHATPYINIVLWLVNRRRFPSGIWFEILSCHSDSIVSSEVNCQDKISSPDNSRQQESISGRSNVLDSVLRSNFWSIGQMVLPHYREVFSGVSRSYFAKSAYGVLTGKRMAYTLGTKLPSTLPWMFIRCKEYWCLCRNSILACMPECDCHRQCQ; encoded by the exons ATGATTCTGATGAAATTCATGGTAGAAATATTCATTGGATTCCTAAATTGCATCACATTCACTGGAGCGGGAAAATTGTGTCTCAATGTGATGTCCACGTAT gTAATATTTTATGAAGCTCCCAGATATGGTTCACATCATTTCTCCCTGAGTTTTTGGAATTCTTCTAAACAAGTGAAAGCTCTTTTGGAGAAACCCAAGTGGGTCTATGAACTTCACCAGAAGCAGCCCCTTAATGACTTG GATGCGGTCATTCTTGCTATGAACAGTGCCACTGCTTGCAAAATGGCTTTCGAGAGACATGTGGGCTCCAAGAGATCTTTTGCCAAGTTTTCTATTATTTGCAT GTTTATCACCTTGGTGTGGCAGTTATTGGCCGTGTCCATGGCTTCATTGTCCACcgtgttttatatttttcttcagaTTCTTCATAACCTTTTGAGTTTTGGATCAGAAACATGGTTAAATATTGCATCAGCTAGGGCATTCAACTTTGCgttcttaaattttcaaattcgaTGTTGTCAGATCTTGTATTGGCCAATTCTTCTTCAAGACAAGGACCACAG GTCTCAGTCATGTGTGGAATATGCTGAGAAAGCTGCATTACAGAGGCATTCCATGTGGTCAAGCTTGGCTGTTGATGTTCTTTTGGGGAACGTTATTGGTCTGACACTTTTGTTTCATGCCGAAGCAATGTGCTCATGTATTTTGAAGTTTGCCAATGATTCGACAAATGAGTTGCTGCGCTCAGGTTGTGTCTGGTTGATGGGAGTGCCAGCAGGTTTCAAGTTGAATACAGAATTAGCAGGTGTTCTCGGCATGATTTCACTTAATGCCATCCAAATATGGTCTACTCTCTGGTTCTTTGTAGATTATCTATGTATTTATTTGGTCAAAGGAATTGCTGTATTAGGAATTCTTTTTGGGATGACTGTACCTGCTGCTTTTGTCAGAGACATGATTATGTTAGTGACGTTGCATGTGTCAACTCTTCATTGGATGATCTCACTTTTGTATTCACAGCAGATACAAGCATTAGCAGCTTTGTGGCGCCTCTTCAG GGGTCGAAAGTGGAATCCTCTTCGACAAAGACTAGATAGCTATGACTACACGGTGAAGCAACATATTGTTGGGTCTCTTCTTTTTACACCACTTCTACTTCTGTTGCCAACAACCTCcgttttctatgtttttttcacCATGATGAGCTCATCTGTCAGCCTTATTTGCATGCTGATTGAAGTCACTGTATCTGTCATCCACGCCACACCTTATATTAACATTGTTCTTTGGCTGGTGAATCGAAGAAGATTTCCTTCTGGGatatggtttgaaattttatcttgtCACAGTGATAGCATTGTTTCTTCTGAGGTTAATTGCCAGGATAAAATCAGTTCACCCGATAATTCACGGCAGCAAGAGAGTATAAGTGGAAGATCTAATGTTCTGGATTCAGTTCTCCGGAGCAACTTTTGGAGTATAG GGCAAATGGTGTTGCCTCATTACAGAGAAGTTTTTTCTGGGGTTTCTCGATCATATTTTGCTAAATCAGCATATGGAGTTCTTACTGGTAAAAG
- the LOC123214476 gene encoding uncharacterized protein LOC123214476, whose amino-acid sequence MALAYDYSKLFLCKQSNFVVSSSKIQTKKRCLRCNTLYLDKDNSSVACFFHGHTTGDKGLFSFAPPHQGIDGEWSDGSGVIVYKWNEKGNRPNTGRSSWKKRWSCCGEYDENAPPCRKGWHVSYDDGFTLF is encoded by the exons ATGGCTCTGGCATACGATTACTCTAAGCTTTTTCTCTGCAAACAATCAAATTTCGTTGTGAGTTCAAGCAAAATCCAGACGAAGAAGCGATGTTTGAGATGTAACACTCTGTATCTTGACAAAGATAATTCCTCAGTTGCTTGCTTCTTCCACGGCCACACCactg GAGATAAAGGCTTGTTTTCATTTGCTCCGCCGCATCAAGGGATTGATGGAGAGTGGAGCGACGGTTCTGGGGTGATCGTTTACAAGTGGAACGAGAAGGGAAATAGGCCAAATACTGGAAGATCCAGTTGGAAGAAAAGATGGAGCTGTTGTGGTGAATATGACGAAAATGCTCCACCTTGTCGAAAAGGGTGGCATGTTTCCTATGATGATGGCTTTACGTTGTTTTGA
- the LOC123212725 gene encoding putative RING-type E3 ubiquitin transferase C3H69 isoform X2 — MSKRVLCKFFAHGACLKGEHCEFSHDWKDPSNNICTYYQKGVCLYGSRCRYEHVKPSRSESSASSSSTISRPIRAASSELITVPGAILELSALSRPYRPPDKPVWNLDSGCNDSLDNGDVVVEPRNLKPADLSICSFAAAGNCPRGDKCPHVHGDMCPTCGKHCLHPFRPEEREDHLKTCEKKQKHLEALRRSQEIECSVCLDRVLSKSTPAERKFGLLSECDHPFCISCIRNWRSSSPTSGMDVNTALRTCPICRKLSYFVIPSVIWYYTPEEKQEIVDSYKAKLRSIDCKHFNFGNGNCPFGTSCFYKHKIRPGSYMWKYHRPPPHSMLIKMVVWRKLLSVTLGLKMETQ; from the exons ATGTCTAAGAG GGTACTTTGCAAGTTCTTTGCTCATGGAGCATGCCTGAAGGGCGAGCATTGTGAATTTTCACATGACTGGAAGGATCCTTCGAATAAT ATTTGCACTTACTACCAGAAAGGGGTGTGCTTGTATGGTAGTAGATGCAGGTATGAACACGTCAAGCCTTCTCGGTCAGAGTCATCTGCATCATCTTCGTCAACAATTTCTCGTCCTATAAGAGCTGCTTCCAGTGAGTTAATTACAGTTCCAGGGGCTATTTTGGAGCTATCTGCTTTGAGTAGACCTTATCGTCCTCCTGATAAACCAGTATGGAATTTGGATTCTGGGTGTAATGATTCTTTAGATAATGGTGATGTGGTTGTGGAGCCAAGGAATCTCAAACCAGCTGATCTTTCAATATGCTCTTTTGCCGCTGCCGGCAATTGTCCCCGTGGGGATAAATGTCCTCATGTTCATGGAGATATGTGTCCAACTTGTGGGAAGCATTGCTTGCATCCTTTCAGACCTGAAGAAAGAGAAGACCATTTGAAAACATGtgagaaaaagcaaaagcaCCTTGAGGCTTTAAGACGTAGCCAGGAAATAGAATGCAGCGTGTGCCTGGATCgtgttttatcaaaatcaaCACCAGCTGAACGAAAGTTTGGTTTGCTATCTGAGTGTGATCATCCATTCTGTATATCCTGTATCAGAAATTGGCGTAGTAGTTCCCCAACCTCTGGAATGGATGTTAATACTGCATTGCGGACTTGTCCAATTTGCCGCAAGCTATCATACTTTGTCATTCCAAGTGTCATTTGGTATTACACACCAGAAGAAAAGCAGGAAATTGTTGATAGCTACAAGGCAAAACTCAG GTCAATTGATTGCAAACACTTCAACTTTGGTAATGGAAATTGCCCATTTGGAACTAGTTGTTTCTACAAG CATAAAATCAGGCCAGGCTCATACATGTGGAAATATCACAGACCACCTCCCCACAG CATGCTTATCAAGATGGTCGTTTGGAGGAAGTTGCTCTCCGTCACCTTGGGGCTGAAGATGGAAACACAGTGA
- the LOC123212725 gene encoding putative RING-type E3 ubiquitin transferase C3H69 isoform X1 has product MSKRVLCKFFAHGACLKGEHCEFSHDWKDPSNNICTYYQKGVCLYGSRCRYEHVKPSRSESSASSSSTISRPIRAASSELITVPGAILELSALSRPYRPPDKPVWNLDSGCNDSLDNGDVVVEPRNLKPADLSICSFAAAGNCPRGDKCPHVHGDMCPTCGKHCLHPFRPEEREDHLKTCEKKQKHLEALRRSQEIECSVCLDRVLSKSTPAERKFGLLSECDHPFCISCIRNWRSSSPTSGMDVNTALRTCPICRKLSYFVIPSVIWYYTPEEKQEIVDSYKAKLRSIDCKHFNFGNGNCPFGTSCFYKHAYQDGRLEEVALRHLGAEDGNTVIAKDIRFWVVYRLSDFLSNLHIR; this is encoded by the exons ATGTCTAAGAG GGTACTTTGCAAGTTCTTTGCTCATGGAGCATGCCTGAAGGGCGAGCATTGTGAATTTTCACATGACTGGAAGGATCCTTCGAATAAT ATTTGCACTTACTACCAGAAAGGGGTGTGCTTGTATGGTAGTAGATGCAGGTATGAACACGTCAAGCCTTCTCGGTCAGAGTCATCTGCATCATCTTCGTCAACAATTTCTCGTCCTATAAGAGCTGCTTCCAGTGAGTTAATTACAGTTCCAGGGGCTATTTTGGAGCTATCTGCTTTGAGTAGACCTTATCGTCCTCCTGATAAACCAGTATGGAATTTGGATTCTGGGTGTAATGATTCTTTAGATAATGGTGATGTGGTTGTGGAGCCAAGGAATCTCAAACCAGCTGATCTTTCAATATGCTCTTTTGCCGCTGCCGGCAATTGTCCCCGTGGGGATAAATGTCCTCATGTTCATGGAGATATGTGTCCAACTTGTGGGAAGCATTGCTTGCATCCTTTCAGACCTGAAGAAAGAGAAGACCATTTGAAAACATGtgagaaaaagcaaaagcaCCTTGAGGCTTTAAGACGTAGCCAGGAAATAGAATGCAGCGTGTGCCTGGATCgtgttttatcaaaatcaaCACCAGCTGAACGAAAGTTTGGTTTGCTATCTGAGTGTGATCATCCATTCTGTATATCCTGTATCAGAAATTGGCGTAGTAGTTCCCCAACCTCTGGAATGGATGTTAATACTGCATTGCGGACTTGTCCAATTTGCCGCAAGCTATCATACTTTGTCATTCCAAGTGTCATTTGGTATTACACACCAGAAGAAAAGCAGGAAATTGTTGATAGCTACAAGGCAAAACTCAG GTCAATTGATTGCAAACACTTCAACTTTGGTAATGGAAATTGCCCATTTGGAACTAGTTGTTTCTACAAG CATGCTTATCAAGATGGTCGTTTGGAGGAAGTTGCTCTCCGTCACCTTGGGGCTGAAGATGGAAACACAGTGATAGCAAAAGATATCAG ATTTTGGGTTGTTTACAGGCTGTCAGACTTTCTTAGTAATTTGCATATAAGGTGA
- the LOC123212725 gene encoding putative RING-type E3 ubiquitin transferase C3H69 isoform X3, with product MSKRVLCKFFAHGACLKGEHCEFSHDWKDPSNNICTYYQKGVCLYGSRCRYEHVKPSRSESSASSSSTISRPIRAASSELITVPGAILELSALSRPYRPPDKPVWNLDSGCNDSLDNGDVVVEPRNLKPADLSICSFAAAGNCPRGDKCPHVHGDMCPTCGKHCLHPFRPEEREDHLKTCEKKQKHLEALRRSQEIECSVCLDRVLSKSTPAERKFGLLSECDHPFCISCIRNWRSSSPTSGMDVNTALRTCPICRKLSYFVIPSVIWYYTPEEKQEIVDSYKAKLRSIDCKHFNFGNGNCPFGTSCFYKHAYQDGRLEEVALRHLGAEDGNTVIAKDIRLSDFLSNLHIR from the exons ATGTCTAAGAG GGTACTTTGCAAGTTCTTTGCTCATGGAGCATGCCTGAAGGGCGAGCATTGTGAATTTTCACATGACTGGAAGGATCCTTCGAATAAT ATTTGCACTTACTACCAGAAAGGGGTGTGCTTGTATGGTAGTAGATGCAGGTATGAACACGTCAAGCCTTCTCGGTCAGAGTCATCTGCATCATCTTCGTCAACAATTTCTCGTCCTATAAGAGCTGCTTCCAGTGAGTTAATTACAGTTCCAGGGGCTATTTTGGAGCTATCTGCTTTGAGTAGACCTTATCGTCCTCCTGATAAACCAGTATGGAATTTGGATTCTGGGTGTAATGATTCTTTAGATAATGGTGATGTGGTTGTGGAGCCAAGGAATCTCAAACCAGCTGATCTTTCAATATGCTCTTTTGCCGCTGCCGGCAATTGTCCCCGTGGGGATAAATGTCCTCATGTTCATGGAGATATGTGTCCAACTTGTGGGAAGCATTGCTTGCATCCTTTCAGACCTGAAGAAAGAGAAGACCATTTGAAAACATGtgagaaaaagcaaaagcaCCTTGAGGCTTTAAGACGTAGCCAGGAAATAGAATGCAGCGTGTGCCTGGATCgtgttttatcaaaatcaaCACCAGCTGAACGAAAGTTTGGTTTGCTATCTGAGTGTGATCATCCATTCTGTATATCCTGTATCAGAAATTGGCGTAGTAGTTCCCCAACCTCTGGAATGGATGTTAATACTGCATTGCGGACTTGTCCAATTTGCCGCAAGCTATCATACTTTGTCATTCCAAGTGTCATTTGGTATTACACACCAGAAGAAAAGCAGGAAATTGTTGATAGCTACAAGGCAAAACTCAG GTCAATTGATTGCAAACACTTCAACTTTGGTAATGGAAATTGCCCATTTGGAACTAGTTGTTTCTACAAG CATGCTTATCAAGATGGTCGTTTGGAGGAAGTTGCTCTCCGTCACCTTGGGGCTGAAGATGGAAACACAGTGATAGCAAAAGATATCAG GCTGTCAGACTTTCTTAGTAATTTGCATATAAGGTGA